From a single Marinobacter sp. THAF197a genomic region:
- a CDS encoding sodium:solute symporter family protein — MSQFAINLLFVGGSFLLYILIAVWAKAGSTSDFYVAGGGVHPVTNGMAIGADWMSAASFISMAGLIAAGGYANSTFLMGWTGGYVLLAMLLAPYLRKFGKFTVPEFIGDRYYSANARLVAVICLIVASVTYVIGQMAGAGVAFSRFLEVDATNGLMIAAVVVFIYAVLGGMKGITYTQVAQYCVLIIAYTIPAVFISLQLTGNPIPMFGMFSTHTESGLPLLEKLNMVVTDLGFREYTADIDNKLNMVLFTLSLMIGTAGLPHVIIRFFTVPKVADARWSGGWALVFIALLYLTAPAVASMARLNLMTTIYPEGTAAQPIEYDARPGWIATWEETGLIKFEDKNNDGRIQVYNDGNADFAATAAERGWEGNELSVNNDILVLANPEIANLPGWVIGLIAAGGLAAALSTAAGLLLAISSAVSHDLIKGRINPNITDKGELLAARISMAVAIVVATWLGANPPGFAAQVVALAFGIAAASLFPALMMGIFSKRVNNVGATLGMLAGLIFTLVYIFIYKGWFFIPGTNNLPDTAEFWVLGISPLSIGAVGALVNFAVAFGVSKVTAEPPVEIQELVESVRYPRGAGSAQDH, encoded by the coding sequence ATGAGCCAATTTGCAATCAACCTGCTTTTCGTCGGGGGTTCCTTCCTCCTGTATATCCTGATCGCTGTGTGGGCGAAAGCCGGCAGCACCAGCGATTTCTACGTTGCCGGCGGCGGCGTTCACCCGGTCACCAACGGTATGGCGATCGGTGCCGACTGGATGTCTGCAGCGTCCTTCATTTCCATGGCGGGCCTTATCGCCGCCGGTGGTTATGCAAACTCCACGTTCCTGATGGGCTGGACCGGCGGCTACGTTCTGCTGGCCATGCTGCTGGCTCCTTACCTGCGTAAGTTCGGCAAGTTCACGGTTCCCGAGTTCATTGGTGACCGCTACTACAGCGCCAACGCACGTCTGGTCGCCGTTATCTGTCTGATCGTTGCCTCCGTCACCTACGTTATCGGCCAGATGGCCGGTGCTGGTGTTGCCTTCTCCCGCTTCCTGGAAGTAGACGCCACCAACGGCCTGATGATCGCAGCGGTTGTGGTGTTCATCTACGCCGTACTCGGTGGCATGAAAGGCATCACCTACACCCAGGTGGCCCAGTACTGCGTTCTGATCATCGCCTACACCATTCCGGCGGTGTTCATTTCCCTGCAACTGACCGGCAACCCGATCCCGATGTTCGGTATGTTCTCAACCCATACTGAATCCGGTCTGCCATTGCTTGAAAAACTGAACATGGTGGTCACCGACCTTGGCTTCCGGGAATACACGGCAGACATCGACAACAAACTGAACATGGTTCTGTTTACCCTGTCCCTGATGATCGGTACCGCTGGCCTGCCCCACGTTATCATCCGTTTCTTCACCGTTCCCAAGGTTGCGGACGCTCGTTGGTCCGGCGGCTGGGCCCTGGTCTTCATCGCCCTGCTGTACCTGACTGCTCCGGCTGTTGCTTCCATGGCGCGCCTGAACCTGATGACCACTATCTACCCGGAAGGCACCGCAGCCCAGCCCATCGAATATGATGCGCGTCCTGGCTGGATTGCTACCTGGGAAGAAACCGGTCTGATCAAGTTCGAGGACAAGAACAACGACGGCCGCATCCAGGTGTATAACGACGGCAATGCCGATTTCGCAGCCACCGCAGCTGAGAGGGGCTGGGAAGGCAACGAGCTGTCCGTTAACAACGACATCCTGGTACTGGCCAACCCGGAAATCGCCAACCTGCCCGGCTGGGTTATTGGTCTGATTGCTGCCGGCGGTCTGGCTGCGGCTCTGTCAACGGCGGCAGGTCTGTTGCTGGCTATTTCCTCGGCGGTGAGCCACGACCTGATCAAAGGCCGAATCAACCCCAACATCACCGATAAGGGCGAACTGTTGGCGGCACGGATCTCCATGGCCGTTGCCATCGTCGTTGCCACCTGGTTGGGCGCCAACCCGCCCGGGTTCGCGGCACAGGTGGTCGCTCTGGCCTTTGGTATCGCTGCTGCCTCCCTGTTCCCGGCGCTGATGATGGGGATTTTCTCCAAGCGCGTAAACAACGTAGGCGCTACCCTGGGTATGTTGGCCGGTCTGATCTTCACCCTGGTCTACATCTTCATCTACAAGGGCTGGTTCTTCATTCCGGGAACCAACAACCTGCCGGATACCGCCGAGTTCTGGGTACTGGGTATTTCCCCGCTGTCCATCGGTGCGGTTGGTGCTCTGGTCAACTTTGCGGTAGCCTTCGGGGTATCGAAAGTGACCGCCGAGCCGCCTGTTGAAATCCAGGAGCTGGTTGAAAGCGTCCGTTACCCACGCGGTGCCGGTAGCGCTCAAGACCACTAA
- a CDS encoding DUF1289 domain-containing protein, with translation MKVADKVRSPCVNVCALDENDMCIGCQRTGDEILRWTTMSNDERREVLLKVAEREKQVAL, from the coding sequence ATGAAGGTGGCCGACAAGGTTCGATCGCCATGCGTGAATGTTTGCGCGCTGGACGAAAATGACATGTGTATCGGTTGCCAGCGCACAGGAGATGAAATCCTCCGCTGGACCACCATGAGTAATGACGAGCGACGGGAGGTTCTGCTGAAAGTGGCGGAACGGGAAAAGCAGGTCGCACTCTGA
- the purT gene encoding formate-dependent phosphoribosylglycinamide formyltransferase, whose translation MTGSNRTVRIGTPLKPSATRVLFCGAGELGKEVVIELQRFGIEVIAVDRYENAPAMQVAHRSHVIDMLDGAALRAIVEAEKPDLIVPEIEAIATAELVRLEEEGYSVVPTARAVNLTMNREGIRRLAAEELGLSTSKYRFAGTREEYLAAIDEVGLPLVVKPVMSSSGKGQSTVKSAAEVEAAWEYAQTGGRAGKGRVIVEGFVDFDYEITLLTVRHRDGISFCDPIGHRQEDGDYRESWQPHPMSDAAFTRATEIARAVVENLGGYGIYGVELFIKGDQVWFSEVSPRPHDTGLVTLMSQDLSEFALHARAILGMPIPAIRQQGPTASAVILPEGDSDNVVFSGLEHALAEPDTQVRLFGKPELKGRRRMGVALAKGSTIEEARQRAIKVAQQVKVELD comes from the coding sequence ATGACTGGTTCAAACAGAACGGTGCGTATTGGCACGCCTCTGAAGCCATCGGCTACCCGTGTGCTTTTTTGCGGTGCCGGGGAGCTCGGGAAAGAGGTGGTTATAGAGCTGCAACGTTTCGGCATAGAAGTGATTGCAGTCGACCGATACGAGAATGCGCCCGCCATGCAGGTTGCGCATCGGAGCCACGTTATCGATATGCTGGATGGTGCAGCGTTGCGCGCCATCGTTGAAGCGGAGAAGCCTGACCTGATCGTTCCGGAGATTGAGGCGATTGCCACCGCCGAGCTGGTTCGATTGGAGGAAGAAGGCTACAGCGTGGTGCCCACCGCCCGGGCGGTTAATCTGACCATGAATCGCGAAGGTATCCGCCGGCTTGCGGCTGAGGAGCTTGGGCTGAGCACATCAAAGTACCGTTTTGCCGGTACCAGGGAAGAGTATCTGGCTGCCATTGATGAGGTCGGGTTGCCATTGGTGGTGAAGCCGGTTATGAGCTCGTCCGGTAAAGGTCAGAGTACGGTGAAGAGTGCAGCGGAGGTAGAGGCTGCTTGGGAGTACGCCCAAACCGGTGGTAGGGCGGGCAAGGGTCGGGTGATCGTCGAAGGCTTTGTGGACTTCGACTATGAAATCACCCTGCTGACAGTGAGGCATCGCGATGGTATTTCATTCTGTGATCCGATTGGTCACAGGCAGGAAGACGGCGATTACCGTGAGTCATGGCAGCCACACCCTATGTCCGATGCGGCGTTTACCCGAGCAACAGAGATTGCACGGGCAGTGGTAGAGAATCTGGGTGGCTACGGCATCTACGGTGTTGAGCTTTTCATTAAGGGCGACCAGGTATGGTTCTCGGAGGTTTCTCCCAGACCCCACGATACTGGCCTGGTCACCTTGATGTCCCAGGACCTTTCAGAGTTCGCGCTGCATGCCCGCGCCATTTTGGGTATGCCCATCCCTGCCATTCGCCAACAGGGCCCAACCGCGTCGGCGGTCATCCTGCCGGAGGGCGATTCCGATAACGTGGTGTTCTCGGGGCTGGAACATGCCCTGGCAGAGCCTGATACCCAGGTTCGCTTGTTCGGTAAGCCGGAGTTGAAAGGGCGGCGGCGTATGGGTGTTGCCCTCGCCAAAGGCAGTACTATAGAAGAAGCGCGCCAGCGTGCAATCAAGGTAGCGCAGCAGGTTAAAGTGGAACTAGACTGA
- a CDS encoding gamma carbonic anhydrase family protein, producing MFYRIDQYQPEKEGDGQFVAHNATVIGRVKLMEKSSIWFNVVIRGDNELITIGPETNVQDGSVLHTDPGIPLTLGRGVTVGHKAMLHGCEIGDYSLVGINAVILNGAKIGKHCLIGANTLIPEGMEVPDGSMVVGSPGKIRRELNDNQKKMLEFSAMHYVKNAERYLATLTKVDI from the coding sequence ATGTTTTACAGAATTGATCAATATCAGCCAGAAAAGGAAGGCGATGGCCAGTTTGTCGCCCACAACGCCACGGTGATCGGGCGCGTAAAGCTGATGGAAAAATCGAGTATCTGGTTCAATGTTGTCATTCGTGGTGATAACGAACTGATTACGATCGGCCCCGAAACGAACGTACAGGATGGCTCAGTACTGCATACCGACCCGGGCATTCCGCTAACCCTTGGGCGTGGGGTGACGGTTGGCCACAAAGCCATGCTGCACGGATGCGAGATCGGCGACTACTCCCTGGTTGGGATCAATGCGGTGATTCTGAACGGCGCGAAGATTGGCAAACACTGTCTGATCGGAGCAAATACTCTGATCCCGGAGGGTATGGAAGTGCCGGATGGCTCGATGGTGGTGGGCTCTCCAGGGAAAATTCGCCGCGAACTCAACGATAACCAGAAAAAGATGCTCGAGTTCAGCGCAATGCACTATGTAAAAAATGCAGAGCGCTACCTGGCGACACTGACAAAGGTGGATATCTGA
- a CDS encoding DUF4212 domain-containing protein — protein MSGHSYDAENYWKANLRLIFGSLIIWALVSYGFAILLRPMLAGIPVGGTDLGFWFAQQGSILTFIALIFFYAWRMNKIDEQFGVHEE, from the coding sequence ATGTCAGGTCATAGCTACGACGCTGAAAATTACTGGAAGGCGAACCTGCGCCTGATATTCGGGAGCCTGATCATCTGGGCCCTGGTGTCTTATGGCTTCGCCATTCTGTTACGTCCCATGCTGGCGGGAATTCCGGTCGGTGGCACCGATCTCGGTTTCTGGTTCGCCCAGCAAGGCTCCATTCTTACCTTCATTGCCCTGATCTTTTTCTACGCCTGGCGTATGAACAAGATCGACGAGCAATTCGGCGTACATGAGGAGTAA
- a CDS encoding response regulator, with translation MNQTDRKDAINPFGKLNFLVVDDFENFRLSMRQMLRSCGADKIELVAHATPAIQYCTYNHVDVVLCDYNLGEGKNGQHILEELRHKKLLSRSSLFLMVTAETSKEMVMGAREYQPDAYLTKPLNRAMLEKRLGALVQQRSALLPITREMDRENYPEAISQCLQLLPKQPRYKTWLMKTLGELYFIVGDLSHALKVYDEVLAQRELSWARLGRCKVLLGNRNFDDSVEGLKALIAKHPDYMEAYDLLAEGLEKQGKAVQAQQILEKAAEHSPNALLRQKHLALLASTNQDIDTASQAWRQTVTLGTYSIHDNSEHYLSLAQSLSDLSEGHPEAEGAEHAAEALNVLAKMEKRFADDDSIGLKSRIVQCRVHAGQGNQKAAEKLLGDLQTELETLEDIPADLGLDYAKTLFRLGHDEDAKSLLSDLAARYGDNPETLQKIENLLDEPVGFRQKIEARGYNRDGIKAFESGDLDGAVEAFNRALAIVPDHAALNLNLIQVLLRKYDQAPEDHSLLTTCQECLRRLEGLPEQHRQHRRYSALARKLKGLTA, from the coding sequence ATGAACCAGACCGACAGGAAAGACGCGATCAACCCCTTTGGAAAACTCAACTTCCTGGTGGTTGATGATTTCGAGAACTTCCGTCTATCGATGCGCCAGATGCTCAGAAGCTGTGGCGCAGACAAAATCGAGCTGGTGGCCCACGCCACCCCGGCAATCCAGTACTGCACCTACAACCACGTAGATGTTGTCCTGTGTGATTACAACCTGGGGGAAGGCAAGAACGGCCAGCATATTCTTGAGGAGCTCCGACACAAGAAGCTTCTGAGCCGCTCCTCCCTGTTCTTGATGGTGACCGCCGAAACGTCCAAAGAGATGGTCATGGGCGCCCGTGAATACCAACCGGATGCTTACCTGACCAAGCCGTTGAACCGCGCCATGCTGGAGAAGCGCCTTGGCGCCCTGGTTCAGCAACGTAGTGCCTTGCTACCGATTACCCGTGAAATGGATCGGGAGAACTACCCTGAGGCCATTTCACAATGCCTACAGCTTCTGCCCAAACAACCAAGGTACAAAACCTGGCTAATGAAAACCCTGGGCGAACTGTATTTCATCGTCGGCGATCTGTCACACGCCCTGAAAGTGTATGACGAGGTACTCGCGCAGCGGGAGCTTTCCTGGGCCCGACTGGGCCGTTGCAAAGTATTGCTGGGTAACAGAAACTTTGACGACTCTGTGGAAGGCCTGAAAGCCCTGATCGCCAAACACCCCGATTACATGGAAGCTTACGACCTGTTGGCCGAAGGACTGGAAAAGCAGGGTAAAGCAGTGCAAGCCCAGCAGATCCTGGAAAAAGCCGCAGAGCACTCACCAAACGCCCTGCTACGCCAGAAACACCTGGCGCTGCTGGCCAGTACCAACCAGGACATAGACACCGCCTCACAGGCCTGGCGGCAGACTGTGACACTGGGAACCTATTCGATTCACGATAACTCTGAACACTACCTGTCGCTGGCCCAAAGCCTCTCCGACCTCAGTGAAGGACACCCGGAAGCCGAAGGTGCGGAACATGCGGCAGAAGCCCTGAATGTGCTGGCGAAGATGGAAAAGCGTTTCGCCGACGACGACAGCATCGGTTTGAAAAGTCGTATTGTGCAATGCCGTGTTCACGCCGGACAGGGCAACCAGAAAGCTGCAGAAAAGCTGCTGGGCGACTTACAGACAGAATTGGAAACACTGGAAGACATCCCGGCAGATCTAGGTCTCGACTATGCCAAGACCCTGTTCAGGTTGGGACATGATGAAGACGCCAAGTCGTTGCTGTCGGATCTGGCGGCCCGTTACGGTGACAACCCGGAAACTCTGCAGAAAATTGAAAACCTTCTCGATGAACCCGTTGGCTTCCGCCAGAAAATAGAAGCCCGGGGATACAACCGAGATGGAATCAAAGCATTTGAATCCGGCGATCTGGACGGCGCGGTCGAGGCTTTCAACCGAGCCCTGGCGATCGTTCCGGATCATGCCGCTCTGAATCTCAACCTGATTCAGGTGTTACTGCGAAAGTATGATCAGGCTCCGGAAGATCATAGCCTGCTCACTACCTGCCAGGAATGCCTCAGGCGGCTCGAAGGCCTGCCTGAACAACACAGACAGCACCGCCGTTACAGCGCACTGGCCAGAAAACTGAAAGGACTGACTGCATGA
- a CDS encoding PAS domain-containing hybrid sensor histidine kinase/response regulator: MISAWLLIVISISYISLLFVIAWAGDRHPGLYRRRLARTHIYALSLAVYFTSWTFYGAVGRATQEGFAFLPIYLGPLLVFLFFAPLLRRIIYISKRNNSTSIADFIASRYGKSQVLAAMVAIFALIGSVPYIALQLKAIALGFNVLTEGGIGYQELSTAAWNDSAWYITLALAVFTVLFGTRHLESTEHHRGMIQAVAFESLIKLVAFIAVGLFVGYGLYNGFGDLFSRVKQADLVGTLTTSSLETPAFLTQTLIAMLAIVCLPRQFHVMVVENADHRDFETARWAMPIYLVIASAFVLPIAAAGLLNSDLAGGDPDIIILQLPIVAGEQWLAVLAFLGGGSAAAAMVIVCSVAIATMVSNEIIMPGLLRFFRPGMNRRTDLSFLLLTIRRVAIFVVLFTAYGFYRMAGADYSLTAFGLLSFAAAAQFGPALVGGIIWRRGNFTGAAWGLGLGFLMWCYTLLLPALVSTGWIADTLIEQGLFGLNWTRPTALFGSELDQISHGIIWSLGINTGTYILLSLVTRQRIRERIQIAAFFHESQPKPESAQHQSWQGEVLTSDLQALTDRFMGEERSESVFRNYERRNAIRLYPHRPASTHLMKYIERQLASVIGASTARVVLESTLTGRDMQIEDVVSIVDEASQAMTFSRELLQSAIENISLGVSVVNHQQQLVVWNHRYLELFNYPKGFVRVGRPVEDLMRYNLTNANLSARRIDDIIDNRCNSMREGKPMSYERQRPDGTVVRVDGSPIPGGGYVTTFQDITAMRRTEQALKETNIYLEQRVRERTQELQVINEQMLKAKSVAEQANQSKTRFLASASHDLLQPLNAARLFTSALSGKVIEGDTRELVEHIDSSLGAAEEIISTLLDISKLDAGALEPDIGVFPVNELLRHLATEFSAIAKDQELDLHVVPSSAWVRSDVKLLRRVVQNFLSNAIRYTASGKILMGCRRLKGYLRIEVWDTGPGMSEDQLTHVFEEFRRFQHGRDKKGLGLGLAIVDRISGMLNHPVTVHSVQGKGSVFGITVPLAPPDLSRAESNKPGASTRRVSSLGGLHVLCIDNDPAILQGMVALLGNWQCDVTAAESLEDALEKLADRLPDIILADYQLDDNRNGLDAMDSIRDKLGHGIPGILITGYMAPEVREDAGNRGYQVLYKPVKPAALRALVNKLLKQKRA; this comes from the coding sequence ATGATTAGCGCCTGGCTGCTGATAGTTATATCCATTAGCTACATTTCCCTGTTGTTCGTCATTGCCTGGGCGGGTGACCGACACCCGGGATTGTATCGACGCAGGCTGGCGCGAACCCACATCTACGCTCTATCACTGGCGGTCTACTTTACCTCCTGGACATTCTACGGTGCCGTCGGGCGAGCCACCCAGGAAGGCTTTGCCTTTCTTCCCATCTACCTGGGGCCGCTACTGGTATTCCTGTTCTTTGCACCGCTCTTGCGGCGCATTATTTACATCAGTAAACGCAACAACAGCACCTCCATTGCCGACTTTATCGCCTCCCGTTACGGCAAGTCTCAGGTGCTGGCGGCCATGGTGGCGATCTTTGCCCTGATTGGCAGCGTTCCCTATATTGCCCTGCAGCTCAAAGCCATTGCGCTGGGCTTTAACGTATTGACCGAGGGGGGAATCGGCTACCAGGAACTGAGCACAGCTGCCTGGAATGACTCCGCCTGGTACATCACCCTGGCCCTGGCAGTCTTTACCGTGTTATTCGGCACCCGACACCTTGAATCAACCGAGCATCATCGAGGCATGATCCAGGCGGTCGCCTTTGAATCACTGATCAAACTGGTGGCCTTCATCGCCGTTGGCCTGTTTGTTGGTTACGGGCTTTATAATGGTTTTGGCGACCTGTTCAGCCGGGTGAAACAGGCCGACCTGGTGGGCACCCTGACCACCAGTTCCCTTGAGACACCTGCGTTCCTGACTCAAACCCTGATCGCCATGCTGGCGATTGTCTGCCTTCCCCGCCAGTTTCACGTCATGGTCGTGGAAAATGCTGATCACCGTGATTTTGAGACAGCGCGATGGGCCATGCCGATTTACCTGGTCATTGCCAGCGCCTTTGTACTGCCCATTGCAGCTGCTGGACTACTGAACTCCGATCTCGCCGGCGGTGATCCCGACATCATCATCCTGCAACTGCCCATCGTGGCGGGTGAGCAATGGCTGGCCGTGCTAGCCTTTCTCGGCGGCGGCTCAGCCGCAGCGGCCATGGTTATTGTCTGTTCTGTGGCCATTGCCACCATGGTCAGCAACGAAATCATCATGCCCGGGCTGTTGCGTTTTTTCCGGCCCGGCATGAACCGCAGGACAGACCTGAGCTTCCTTTTGCTCACCATTCGCCGGGTAGCCATCTTTGTCGTGCTGTTTACCGCTTACGGTTTTTACCGGATGGCGGGCGCAGATTACAGCCTCACCGCTTTCGGCCTGCTGTCCTTTGCCGCCGCCGCCCAGTTTGGGCCAGCCCTGGTGGGCGGCATCATCTGGCGGCGCGGGAATTTTACCGGGGCCGCCTGGGGCCTCGGCCTTGGCTTCCTGATGTGGTGCTACACCCTGCTGTTACCAGCCCTGGTGTCCACCGGCTGGATTGCCGACACGCTGATCGAACAGGGGCTGTTTGGCCTGAACTGGACCCGCCCGACTGCCCTGTTCGGCTCTGAGCTGGACCAGATCAGCCACGGCATTATCTGGAGCCTCGGCATTAACACCGGCACCTACATCCTGCTGTCACTGGTAACCCGGCAGCGCATCCGCGAACGGATCCAGATTGCCGCCTTCTTCCATGAATCCCAGCCAAAACCGGAAAGCGCACAACATCAGAGCTGGCAGGGCGAGGTCCTGACCTCCGATCTCCAGGCCCTGACCGATCGATTCATGGGTGAGGAACGCTCCGAGAGCGTCTTCCGCAATTACGAGCGCCGCAACGCCATCAGGCTGTACCCGCACCGGCCCGCCTCTACCCACCTGATGAAATACATCGAGCGCCAACTGGCCTCGGTTATTGGTGCGTCTACCGCCCGTGTCGTCCTGGAGTCCACCCTGACCGGGCGGGATATGCAGATCGAGGATGTGGTCAGCATCGTAGATGAAGCGTCCCAGGCCATGACCTTCAGCCGCGAGCTGCTGCAATCTGCGATCGAAAACATCAGCCTGGGTGTATCGGTGGTCAATCATCAACAGCAGTTGGTGGTTTGGAACCATCGCTACCTGGAGCTGTTCAATTACCCCAAAGGATTCGTCCGGGTTGGCCGGCCGGTGGAAGACCTGATGCGTTACAACCTGACCAACGCCAACCTGTCAGCCAGGCGCATAGATGACATCATCGATAACCGCTGCAACAGCATGCGCGAAGGCAAACCCATGTCATACGAACGCCAGCGCCCGGACGGCACCGTTGTCCGGGTGGATGGTAGCCCCATCCCCGGGGGTGGCTATGTCACCACGTTCCAGGACATTACAGCCATGCGTCGCACCGAGCAGGCCCTGAAGGAGACCAATATCTACCTGGAGCAACGGGTACGGGAACGTACTCAGGAACTGCAGGTGATTAACGAACAGATGCTGAAAGCAAAATCGGTCGCGGAACAGGCCAACCAGAGCAAGACCCGGTTTCTTGCCTCGGCCAGCCACGACCTGCTTCAACCATTGAATGCGGCACGACTATTCACCTCCGCCCTGTCAGGCAAGGTTATTGAGGGTGATACCCGTGAACTGGTTGAGCACATCGACAGCTCACTTGGCGCGGCTGAAGAGATCATCAGCACCTTGCTCGATATCTCCAAGCTGGACGCCGGGGCACTGGAGCCGGATATCGGCGTGTTCCCGGTCAACGAACTGCTCCGCCACCTGGCAACGGAATTCTCTGCTATCGCCAAAGATCAGGAGCTGGACCTGCATGTTGTTCCCAGCAGCGCCTGGGTACGATCAGACGTCAAGTTGCTACGCCGGGTAGTCCAGAACTTCCTGTCCAACGCCATTCGCTACACGGCCAGTGGCAAGATACTGATGGGCTGCCGTCGGCTCAAAGGCTACCTGCGCATTGAGGTCTGGGACACCGGCCCAGGAATGTCCGAAGACCAGCTCACCCATGTTTTCGAGGAGTTCCGGCGCTTCCAGCATGGCCGTGACAAGAAGGGGCTGGGTCTTGGCCTGGCCATTGTGGACCGCATCAGCGGCATGCTGAACCACCCGGTCACCGTGCACTCAGTTCAGGGCAAAGGGAGCGTTTTCGGTATCACCGTACCACTTGCGCCACCAGACCTGAGCCGCGCCGAATCCAATAAGCCCGGCGCCAGCACAAGGCGGGTATCCAGTCTCGGAGGTTTGCATGTTCTGTGTATCGATAACGATCCGGCCATACTGCAAGGTATGGTCGCGTTACTGGGCAACTGGCAGTGTGATGTGACTGCGGCCGAAAGCCTGGAAGATGCCCTGGAAAAACTGGCAGACCGCTTACCGGATATTATACTTGCCGATTATCAGCTGGATGATAACCGCAATGGGCTGGATGCCATGGACAGCATAAGAGACAAACTAGGCCATGGCATACCGGGTATTCTGATTACCGGTTATATGGCGCCAGAGGTACGCGAAGACGCCGGAAACCGCGGCTATCAGGTTCTCTACAAGCCGGTTAAACCGGCGGCACTGAGAGCGCTCGTCAACAAATTACTTAAACAGAAGCGCGCATGA
- a CDS encoding sensor histidine kinase, with protein sequence MTDHNIDFSMVLASAVHDMKNSLGMLLNTLDELRTEHEESLSGSSKFNMLQYEAERMHNDLVQLLGIYRLGENNLSAHIDEHFVPDFLSEHMARHVPLLDGLGIDYAIEADDINGFFDDDLLTGVLNNTINNAIRYTKTKIRLTAREQDGYLVLGVEDDGTGYPESMQHTGTLSFKSLDFNSGSTSLGLFFASSVAKLHTEGDRTGSITLHNGGKYGGGVFEIWLP encoded by the coding sequence ATGACTGACCACAACATCGACTTTTCAATGGTACTGGCTTCAGCCGTGCATGACATGAAAAACTCCCTCGGCATGCTGCTGAACACCCTTGATGAACTCCGTACCGAACATGAAGAGTCGCTGTCGGGCTCCAGCAAGTTCAATATGCTGCAGTACGAGGCCGAGCGTATGCACAATGACCTTGTTCAGTTGCTGGGTATCTATCGGCTGGGTGAGAACAATCTGTCAGCCCACATTGATGAACACTTTGTACCGGATTTTCTCTCCGAGCATATGGCACGACACGTCCCCCTGCTTGATGGCCTGGGCATCGATTACGCCATTGAAGCCGATGACATCAATGGTTTCTTCGATGACGATCTGCTTACCGGGGTGCTTAACAACACCATCAATAACGCCATCCGCTATACCAAAACCAAAATCCGCCTGACCGCCCGGGAACAGGATGGCTATCTGGTGCTTGGTGTGGAAGATGACGGCACAGGCTATCCGGAGAGCATGCAACATACCGGAACGCTCAGCTTCAAATCCCTCGACTTCAACAGCGGCAGCACAAGCCTCGGTCTTTTCTTCGCGTCTTCCGTGGCTAAGCTGCATACGGAAGGCGACCGCACCGGTTCAATAACGCTGCACAACGGCGGGAAATATGGTGGAGGGGTGTTTGAAATCTGGCTGCCCTGA
- a CDS encoding response regulator: protein MARAHALIIEDSSTARIILARLLERSGISSKGVSTAEEAFSLLQHESYDVIFLDHLLPGMNGFQALEQLKSQPHTRDIPVFMYTSQNAERYIDEAKTLGAAGVIRKQIDREHLQKTLDTLLVNSPEPEYSEAFRIAVEETGRTAQENTEQATRKLTGRMSTLEVAYEELEEELRELRQASENAQRQHTDRINRQSRSIRWLMATAVLLVVALVWVSSWQANILDNHIERTNEQFELMHSIVGGVIELISR, encoded by the coding sequence ATGGCACGGGCGCACGCACTGATTATCGAAGATTCGTCAACTGCCAGGATCATCCTGGCCCGACTCCTCGAACGATCAGGCATCAGTAGCAAAGGGGTCTCAACCGCAGAGGAAGCATTCTCGTTACTCCAGCACGAGTCCTATGACGTTATCTTTCTGGATCACCTTCTACCGGGCATGAACGGATTCCAGGCTCTGGAACAACTCAAAAGCCAGCCTCACACACGCGACATACCTGTTTTCATGTACACCTCACAGAACGCCGAGCGCTACATTGACGAAGCAAAGACCCTTGGCGCTGCCGGAGTTATTCGCAAGCAGATTGATCGAGAGCACCTGCAGAAAACTCTGGATACCTTACTGGTAAACAGCCCGGAACCCGAGTACAGCGAAGCGTTCAGAATCGCTGTGGAGGAAACTGGCAGAACGGCACAGGAGAATACCGAGCAGGCTACCCGTAAACTCACCGGTCGGATGTCGACCCTGGAAGTAGCCTATGAAGAGCTTGAGGAAGAATTAAGAGAGCTCAGGCAAGCCAGCGAAAACGCCCAGCGCCAACACACCGATCGTATCAACCGCCAAAGCCGAAGCATCCGATGGCTGATGGCTACAGCAGTGTTACTGGTCGTAGCGCTGGTATGGGTTAGCAGCTGGCAGGCCAACATCCTGGACAATCACATTGAGCGTACCAATGAACAGTTTGAGTTGATGCACAGCATTGTAGGTGGGGTGATCGAATTGATCAGCCGATAA